The Bacteroidota bacterium genomic sequence AGCAAACTTTTTGGTATTGGTAGCGAATCTTATGTGGTTGGTTCGCATGAATTCTATATGGGGTATGCTTTCACAAACAAGAAGACCCTCTGTTTCGATATGGGGCATTTCCATCCTACCGAATCCATAGCTGATAAGATTTCGTCTGCTCTTTTATTTAGCGATGCACTTCTCCTTCATGTAAGCCGTGGCGTACGTTGGGACAGCGACCATGTCGTCATTTTTAACGACGATCTTCAAAACCTGATGCTGGAAATTGTCCGCATGGATGCTTTGGATAAAGTTGCTTTTGGCCTGGATTATTTTGATGCAAGCATTAACCGGGTAGGTGCTATGGTTATTGGCGCACGTGCTGCACAGAAAGCTTTATTGTTTGCCCTGCTCGAACCTTTGAGCAAACTCAAAGAATATGAGGCAAAGGATAAGGGTTTTGAACGTCTTGCTTTGCTTGAAGAAGCAAAGACTTTGCCTTTTGGCGATGTTTGGAACTATTATTGTGTAAAGGCTGGCGTTGCCCCGGCTGAAGATTATATTACTGAAATTGCTCAATACGAAAAAGACGTAACCAGCAAGAGGTAATTGTGAAGAAACGCAAATGGAAACGCATATCAGGGATGCAAAATTTAGCATCCCTGTATGCGTTTCTTATTTTTTACGTTGATAAATGATAAATGAAAATTTAAAATCATTCTTCGGCGTTTCGGAAAAATCTTCCCTGTGAATTTCGGCCCATTCGCAGTCTCTAATCTCCGGAAAGAATGTGTCGGCTTCAAAACTTTTGAATATGCGGGTTATATACAGTTTGTCGGCAAAAGGCAGGAAGGCTCTGTAGATGGTTTCTCCTCCAATAATAAAATTCTCATCTTCGGACTGACAGAAATTTAAAGCTTCTTCAACAGAATGAGCCATCCGGCAACCTTCTATACTCAGGCCCGGATCATGGGTGATTACAATATTTACTCTTTGGGGCAATGGCCCGTTGGGCAATGATTCGAATGTTCTCCGGCCCATAACAACCGTATGCCCGCTGGTTAGCTCTTTAAATCTTTTCAAATCACCGGGTATATAAGTCAACAATTTGTTGTCCTTTCCTATCGCATTATTGTCGGCTATGGCCACAATAATTGAAATGGGCTTTCTCATTTCGTTTACATTTTAATATGAAAATAAATTAAACCGCAATTGGAGCCTTGATTCCGGGATAAGGATTGTAATTTTCAAGTTTGAAATCTTCATAACAGAAATTAAAAATATTTTTCCTTTCCGGGTTGATCTTCATGGCCGGCAATGGCCGTGGAGTTCTGCTTAACTGGAGCTTAACCTGCTCAATATGGTTGAGGT encodes the following:
- a CDS encoding dihydrofolate reductase codes for the protein MRKPISIIVAIADNNAIGKDNKLLTYIPGDLKRFKELTSGHTVVMGRRTFESLPNGPLPQRVNIVITHDPGLSIEGCRMAHSVEEALNFCQSEDENFIIGGETIYRAFLPFADKLYITRIFKSFEADTFFPEIRDCEWAEIHREDFSETPKNDFKFSFIIYQRKK